Proteins from a genomic interval of Candidatus Bealeia paramacronuclearis:
- a CDS encoding glycosyltransferase translates to MVNFFIDIFGPIYLGVVLYVAIYPVTTSIIWILTALIYRYHWEDKKLESSLEFYQPFVSVMIPAHNEAQILPHSLPAITSMDYPHYEVLLLDDGSTDNTLEIAREFVESGKLRILHKSKNQGKALALNDGFPCTNGEIIVIFDADAEPHPQFLNHMIKHFQHPRVGAVTGHPRVKNTNTFLARLQLVEFTSIIGLLRRSQRIWGRIVTISGIASAFRREALHDMGGFSPNAYTEDIEITWRLQKHFWDVRYEPKATVWMHVPETFTTFFRQRLRWTHGLMQVLKWNADVMTHLKWRRMWPVFIEAVLSTSWVVAFALVLIFELLTCKLEGDYSPYFLKWGIVVATVSLVQLFTGLMVDSRYDKDVLKFFPYAIYYPLIYWITMVAVTLWALPVLFKNSKESIRWKTGRK, encoded by the coding sequence ATGGTTAACTTCTTTATAGACATTTTTGGACCTATTTATCTAGGAGTTGTGCTTTATGTCGCCATTTATCCAGTAACAACATCAATCATTTGGATTTTAACTGCGCTCATTTATCGCTATCATTGGGAAGATAAAAAATTAGAATCCAGTTTAGAGTTCTACCAACCTTTTGTTTCTGTGATGATTCCAGCCCACAATGAAGCACAAATTCTCCCCCATTCTTTGCCCGCGATTACATCTATGGACTATCCTCACTATGAAGTCTTACTTTTAGATGATGGGTCCACAGACAACACACTGGAGATTGCGCGAGAATTTGTTGAATCTGGAAAACTAAGGATTCTTCATAAATCCAAAAATCAAGGTAAAGCTCTGGCGTTGAATGATGGATTTCCCTGCACAAATGGAGAAATCATCGTCATTTTTGATGCGGATGCGGAACCTCATCCTCAATTTTTAAACCATATGATTAAACATTTTCAACATCCGCGTGTGGGGGCGGTCACAGGACATCCCAGAGTCAAGAATACAAATACATTTTTGGCAAGACTTCAATTGGTCGAATTCACATCAATTATTGGACTTTTGAGAAGGTCCCAACGGATTTGGGGACGGATTGTGACAATTTCAGGGATTGCCTCTGCGTTCCGACGGGAAGCACTTCACGATATGGGTGGATTTAGTCCTAATGCTTACACCGAAGATATCGAAATCACCTGGCGTCTTCAAAAACACTTTTGGGACGTCCGATATGAACCGAAAGCCACCGTTTGGATGCATGTTCCTGAGACATTTACAACATTTTTCAGGCAACGTTTGAGATGGACGCATGGACTCATGCAAGTTCTCAAATGGAATGCGGATGTGATGACGCATTTGAAATGGCGGCGCATGTGGCCTGTATTTATTGAAGCGGTGCTTTCGACATCTTGGGTTGTGGCATTTGCCCTTGTTCTTATTTTTGAACTTCTGACGTGTAAACTGGAGGGGGATTATAGTCCTTATTTTTTGAAGTGGGGAATCGTAGTTGCAACCGTTTCATTAGTACAACTTTTTACAGGCCTGATGGTTGACTCTCGCTATGACAAAGATGTTCTCAAATTTTTCCCGTATGCGATATATTATCCCCTCATTTACTGGATTACAATGGTGGCTGTAACACTTTGGGCATTGCCAGTTCTTTTTAAAAATTCAAAAGAATCGATTCGTTGGAAAACGGGAAGAAAATAA